GGCCTACGTGGTAGCCGAGTTGCCCACGCCCCTGCCACGGCATGTAGAAAATGGAAGCTAAAAGTTCAGTCAAAGGCATGGTGCTTGCTTCGCCGATTTAATCCTCGCCGCCTGGTAACCGATACTTGAGATACCGTTAGCGGACCTTCAAGCAGTTACGGACGATGAGCGCACTCCAACAGCAGGCACCTGTCAGGAGCGATGAAGAGGCGGAGCCGATGCGCACGTTTTTGAACGAACTGCTGGCTGTACTTCAAAAGTTACAGCTGCAGTTGCAAAAACTGCCGCCAGCGGAAGAAAACACCGAGGCACCTCCGGTTGTGCAACGCATGCAGGTAGCCGATGCGCACTGGGTGGCGACGCTGGTGGAGATACAATCGATTTACACAGGACGCCTGCTGGTGATGGAGGCCCGCCATCGTCAGCCGGACTGGACCCGGCTGTTGCAATTGCGCCGCCATCCGTTGCTGGCCAACGTGCCTCTGCTGGTTGTTCTTGAAAAGGACGATCCCCGTG
This genomic interval from Rhodothermus sp. contains the following:
- a CDS encoding histidine kinase, which translates into the protein MSALQQQAPVRSDEEAEPMRTFLNELLAVLQKLQLQLQKLPPAEENTEAPPVVQRMQVADAHWVATLVEIQSIYTGRLLVMEARHRQPDWTRLLQLRRHPLLANVPLLVVLEKDDPRAITEAYRMGADACLIRPVHPAQLLGMALYLVRQGRRRAA